Below is a genomic region from Miscanthus floridulus cultivar M001 chromosome 1, ASM1932011v1, whole genome shotgun sequence.
gcattgttcttctgaaagcgattatctctcctaaatccttgggcttgattactcatagctgctaaacgctgtgcaagttggccaagatcatcaaactctaaaccgaacaacttctccctgatattcggcaacattcctgctatagctattccaggtaattgatcatctggtaaatttagagaataacacatattcttggtctccctaaatctgcgaagatactccaatggtgtctcatttgttctcatcctcagactcatgagatcaaccaacttcttctcattagtacccgtatagaaatatgaatgaaacttctgctctagttctgcccacgtaccaatggaatgagctggtagagacgtgaaccatgtgaaagctggtcctgtaagagacaaaggaaaatatcgaattctccaagcttcatctgaagcagcttctccaagctgcattaaagTACctgactgacgtgctctatggtactagtatcatcttgaccagaaaacttagtcaaatctgttggaggcttcacccttggaggcaacgccactctgttataccattctggataaggagacttgtatgaataggattgattctttggcttcaagccgaactgattttgcatcatatcagccatcctatgcatcaaaacatcaatgcctggatcctgatttccttgtacttgcactccagaaggcaatcctgaaacacttctataccctggatttggcacagcattgatagcactgtaatcagtaaattcttgatacccatctccatacatattcttctgcaatctgtttgatgctggagaaactctataagctgaaggtggcacttctcccgtggtaccaaaTGTTacttggccataggtgggatgtgattgcttttcagtgtgagtcaatccacctatatttgaaggcgacgctacttcttttccaacaggcttctcttgatgctttggaacattgaaaagcgtcggcccactgagtggtccaacattttcttcgaaatatttatcaaccattggaccaaaagtactgatcatgattgcccgaaaggtattcagaaaagctgtgtgatgatttgtcatggtttctcccatagctttatagaccagggctgccatcttctgagcatcctcctcttcagtgtaatcagtttgatgcggaagaagaacccttggcattgattgcttttgaaatactttattgctcttgtttttggaaaaagacatcaagcatttccgttggtattgctcacatgcttgtagcactaaatccttataattatctggcaattctgccatgcttacatccagaacatgatcattgttgatctcagatgccatcttaaactagcagatggtcccaccgggcgtgccaaaaagtgtgttgacacaaaatgtgacgcactgtgcctcacacacagcaagccgaaaagcgtagcttcaattgggttcccgggtgtttcgttatccggaagcgtgccagtcagtttgacctgaaaactaacaagggataaaacaattaaatgtcaaaccggaacatgtcgggtaataccagacagttccacatatacggccctgaagccacttacaacgacatacagctatagagagctgtctgccaatgagttcataaaccgtttcggctaatcgtaagatgaatgcacgtggaaacctgagcgccgaatacacatgcatggaagacatatttgaacaagtgaaattaattatgagttaacgcataaccaaactcggcagtcctagccgaattggggtccatgaagaaggaacgtgcaaataaaaacgattaaactaatccaaaacctgcatctgccgcacgacacctggttttgttaaagcttaaacatgattaacatgcatgaacccgcgacatgtgacaacctagattaaaataattcggccattatgagcacactatctagttgcaaagatattatgaaaaagcaatgatcgttgaaacacgaataaaaccacaagagagagaaggccgaacaatatcaatctagattgggcagaagtgtgttacaaatatatatatatataaaatgttccgtaacatgcaacactggataacttaatgaatctatttagatttgccatatctaaaagagccgataactatcttgctttcactaagcatattgagtaaacgcctgccgcacggtatctactcatacacaaagcataagcaaagacttcttgattgtcaagcaaagatccgccgcacgaccattgaaaacaaacaagactacttgcatcacgtctaaatccaccgcatgatactaaacatgataacaaggttgccggaacttacggaggtcgacggatcgatgattcctctcgaagaactcgacgacacgacaagaggactcgaaagttggcacggggccggttgtattgatttggttgtgaacccttattacaatggtcgagggtcaatatttataccctagacaaaacacgagtcctagaggactacgatttacaaaggaacctttaaataaacttggaaactcacgattccttaccctaaacttttagagtcctttactattacaactttcaccttttcgatcggccttgcctgccatcttctgtttttcccgaatggagtcaccgccttctggagtaaccgaccgcaatgcatttagccgaccgcttgctttgtttgccgaatacccttcttcccgcatgcgggtctacctgtcatcttccagaatcgaccaaaatccagtgttaacaacaCGTCTGCTACTATTTTTTGGTCCTGTTTCGCGATACATATGTATGTCTGCACTTCATCTAGTACTGTACTGTCTCGTTGTTAAATCATCATGTGGTTCTGGTGTCATCGGGTATGATATTAATGATACCTCAAGCATCTTGGCAACATTGTTCAAATTATCCCTGAGCATATACCTTTGACTTAATAATAAAATAGCCAGGAtccaaattaagtttgaaaggcAACACTGCTGCAGCTATTCTGACAACAAATTAAATTCCCCAAGTTCATTTTATGAATAACATGCTAAATTTCTCTAGTTTCCGATCGTGTTAACTACATACAGATCGATTTGATTCATGGATGAGAGATTACATTATACGATAATttaaagcaggagaagaataaatACCTCCTCGACGCTCCCATCCTCAATGTCGGCGTTGAAGGACTCGTCCATGGCGTCGTACAGCAATCCCTCCAGCTCGTCCTGGTCGAGTGGGCCAGTGCCTTCAGTAATTCAATCCACCGATAGCGCACAAACGAAACAAACAAAGTCAATCGTAATTCATCAAAACAGATGGAATGATTTCGATTCCAGATTAATTAAGTTTGAAAGACAACAATAATGCAATGCGGCGGCGAGGGTGAACCAGGAGACGAGAGATCGGTCGAGACCTCtggcggcggcgcgggtgaaccaggagaggacggaggaGGCGAGCCGGTCGGCCTTGGCCTGCGAGTCGAGGCCGCCCCACCGGTTCTGCACCGCCAGCTGCAGTGCCGTCCACCTCCCGAACAGCAGGCCGATGCattccgccattgccgccgcccccTCCTCGGACAGCACCACcctgccgccggcgccggcggccgtgCCGGAAGACGAGGAAGAGGCCATGGCCCTCTTGGTTTGGCTTTGGCCTGGCGATGGATCGATGGGACCTGTCGATCGGTGGATGCTATGGGCTAGGGTTTTTACCGGAAGACGACTCACAGTCACAGGTTTGCCTTCAAACAAAAACTAGGGGCGATTTGAATTTTGGAGAGAGCTAGAAATCAGGTTTGTTCAAAGTTCATGTACTCCTAATCGTCTCGTCTGATATACAGAAGGCAATACAGAAATGCGGAAACGGGGCTGAGCAGGCCAATAGGCGGGCCGACAAGCCCAAACAGGCAAGCAGGCAGGCTCTTCTGAGCCAGAGGCCAGAGCCAGCGTCTAGCGGAACCTTCGCCGGCGACCCAAAAGCCGAAAGCCCGAAACCAGGAGCAAGAGCGCGGGTAGGGTTCTAGCtgccggcggcggccatggccggcTCCTCCGCCGCCCCGGCCCTGCTTCGCCGCATCTTCTGCCGCTCCACCCCAGCCTCCTCCTCCGTACTGCGCGCTACCTTTTGCTCCTCCGCCGGCTTCGGCCCGTCTCCTCTGTCCTCCATATTCGGCGACGGCACCGAGGTCGCCAACGTGCCACCGCTCACCACACCCAAGCTCTTCGTCAGCGGTAACGTCTCTCTGCCTCGCCCCGCCCCGCCCAACTCATTGCACaattatttatataaaaaactTATAAAGAGAGCCTCAGGGAACACAATTTCACAGTAAACTTTTCCTTTAAAAAAAATCAGACCTGCAGCCTGCTTATGTTTATGTGAATTTGCCCAAATTAGAGCTGCGGGCACTTAGATACCTTTATGCTATGTTTGTGAGCAATCCAATATCGATGAATCACTGCATTTAAACCTGTTACAGACTTCCAGTTTACATGCCATCCTGCAGCTctcctgttcggcaggactgaaaaatactgttccggctgattgttgtgagagaaaaatactgttctggcaggacgtgaacagtgatttcgtGAGGACGAGAACCAGCCAGCCGGCTGGCTTAAAGCCAGCCGAACGGGCTGCCGTCAAATCCCGTCAAATCCTACTGCACCTGTGCGGATTTCCTTTTTATCATTGTATAAAAAATAGCCTTGTCCCATTTCATTTAGATTGTACTCCCTCTACTCCCAATTGTAAGTTGTTTTtgattttctagatacattgtttttttttttgttatatatatagACATAGCATGTATCAAAAGCTATATTAAAAAAgccagaatgacttataatttggaacggagacaGTAGTTTGCAGCTATGCTCAGTAACAAATACTTCTCAGCAAGCAGCTGGTCCGAGTTCATTTCACATATAGGTTTCCCTATAAAAATAAGTCGCTTTGAGGCTCCTGATTTTCATTCACCTGGCGCAGGCCTTTCAAGGTTAACAACAGATGAGAAGCTCCAGGGTGCATTTGCTCCTTTCGGGAGGCTCCTTGAAGGTACAAAGAAAGCTTTCTTGGAGTAGTAGTAAGAGGGAAAATTAAGGCCCCTGTTCATCCTGTTCCTCACTCCTAATTGTAGTGTGCTTTTATTACTTTGTGCAGCAAAAGTGGTGACGGATAGAGTTTCTGGGAGGTCAAAGGGTTTCGGTTTCGTGAGATATGCCACCATAGAAGAGGCTGAGAAAGCGCGGCAGGAGATGAACGCCAAGTTTCTGGATGGATGGGTCATCTTCGTTGACCCTGCCAAGCCAAGGCAGCCAAAGCCCGCTCCTGAGCAGGACACCCGTTCCTCGCATGCTGGCTTCACGACGAACAAGACCGTAGGATGGTGCGGCTAGGCGCATTGAACTGTCGTGATCTTTCACGGCACAAAACTTGGATGATGATGCTATCAGGGACACCCGAGAGTAGCTTTGGTTTGATTGAGGATACTATCAGAGACACCGACCCGAGTGTAGGCCTGGTAGGACATGGCCGGACAATGCAGATAGCTGGGGGTACAGGTTCTCCTATGTTTGGTCTCGTCGTTGCTCTAGCGCACGATGTTGATTAGTGTAAAATTGACTCTGCTATTTCTACCCTCTCTTTACATGGTTGCTCGTCGGTCCTGTTACCTGTTTTTTGCAATTTATTAGACACTAACCCACAGATTTGGCTGATATTCCAGACTAGAACACAATCGTTGGAACATTCAGTTCAGTGTAGATAAACTTGGAGTGTGATGAGTAATGACACAACGTCGAGATGATCTACTCTTCTAAAGAGCTACTCCGTAGGCTGATATACATTGATGCATATAAATGTAGAAACGTTACTAACTGCAAACTCGTACCATCGTAAACGACCAGGCATAAAAATGGATCATTATGGTGGGAGCGTGCGTAACATGGCCGCACAGCTTAAAGATATTCAGGTGTAGGACCGCTTTACATGTCATAATAAGCACGTATGAGCACTCGATTATACAGGTGAGAACACCTGCTGCAGTCACACCAAGCTGGTACCTGGAAGCATGTGTGGCAAATGACGCCCTGCACACGCGCAACTAACAACACACCGAGTACACAATACATCTAGACTGTACATGGGAGTATCTAACTTAAGAAAAAGGTACATAGACAAACTCATGTCTGTACTGTCTAGTCTCTAGAAAGGTTGTGCCCTGAATCATCTCCTAGACTAAACTACAGTATGTACAAAGGTAAATTCTCTTCCATACATCACAAACCAGGTTGTCATTTCTGAAGTAGTATAGGCAAACTTAGATTAGATTTGCTCAAGCAAGTGATTTCTGCACTAAGACTAGGTTCTTGAACATCACCAAGGGGTGCGACTCCAGCACTGACTCCTTCTGTCAACAGAACAACAGGTGAGCAGTAATACTGTTAGTAATAGCAGAACAAAGGAAACAATTTGTAATATTCAGTTAGTCTTGGTTCAAAAAATTAATCAAATAACTTCACCGTTTCATGAACCAGAAGAATATGCGACAGAGAATGCAGTTACCTCTTCAGCTGATAAAACGGTGAACCCGAGCTTCTCTGACCAGATTTGCACCATTTCAGGGTCAACAGGCGCAGCAAGAAGGCTTATATTCCAGGCTCTCAAATTTGCCTCGATTGACTTTAGGAGAAGTATGAAGTAACCCTGCACAAAGAAACGCCAAACAATAAGACTCGATGGTAAAAATAGCTGAAATGATTTCATTCGGAATTATCAAAACGAAACGACATTATCACATGTCAGTCCTCAAAATATTGGACTCCCATACGGGTAGCTGAAGGGACCCAGGGATCAGATATAAGGATTGAAGAATTAACATATATTCCAAAATATCTGCTGATACGATATTTCCAATCGTTGTGTGGCCATACCTGACATTATGTAAACATGCAAATTTTCATATAAAGGAGCTCACCTGATCCTGTAAATCTATCGACAATAAATACTTATTATTAGTATCTTACCCACAGAAATAGCAACTCTCTGTTTCGACCACTCTTTCTTGTAAAATCCGTTTCAGGGGAACAATAGGTCCACTGGTAGTAGAAGGTTGTCTGCCGAAACCTGCAATAAAAGGAACCAATTGGCACAACACAGAGGCTCTAAATTAGTTGCAAACATAAAGCTCAATGATCACTCCCTCATTGCCTAAAGGTAATACAATTAAATCTAAAACATAGCCTTCAAATAAAAATCTATATGTGaccaaagaaacagaaaaaaggCCTACCTGACTACTGAGGCCAAGTCAGTTCTTGTTACAGGGCAGTGTGAAGTCCAAGCATAATTACTCTGCTCACTTATAAAGACATTGGAAAAATACTGTATCTGCAGAAGGTACATAAACCAAGTGGACTATACACTTTGAACACACAAGAACAGAAAATTAAGAATCATTTATACACAGTAGATTACTAGTGCATTCATGCAAGTGCGAAAAAACAAAGATGGTAAGGAACAAATCAGGGCTCATAATACAACTTAATAGATTTAGTAACAAGACTGTATCAAACCAATTaagtaaaaaacaaaaaaacggtTTGTGAAGCCATGATAGGAGGCACAGATGATTGCAGAGGAAAAAAGAAACTTCATTTCAACCAAAAAAACTAAACTTTAAATCTTTATACAGATAAAACGCCCTCAAGAACAAACAATATACAGCAATATTGTATCCATCTGAAGACAGTAGATGACTTTGCAAGCTCTGGGTACAGCAAGAATGGTAGTAGTAAAGCAAAACAAATGAAGGATGGTAGTAGTAAAGCCACCAAGAATATGAGAGCCCTCGCTTGAAGACCACATCGCCATCCCAAAAAGTTTCACTATTCAACAACCCCTTCACTTCAACACTATGGCCAGGTAAGATGCCGCAGGAGCACTGCTTATTCAGTAGTCACTAGTCACTACCCATCATCCTTTTCTCCCTAGAAGTATTTTCCTTAGACAAAAACGCCCTGTGAGTAAGGATATACAACCTTTCCAATCCACAGGAGAGAATCTAACAGAAAGAGACTATTCTCCTCATAAAGTATGATTGTTCTGTAGTGTGTACCATGCACCTTTGCAGAACTTTTTGCTCACAACTTACTGTCTTGCCTTGAAAAACTTCCATGAGGGGATTACCTTATTACCCTTCCATCCTTTAGAAATGGCAAGTGCTCAGTGCAAATAGTTCAACATGACAACACCAGCAGTGCCTCCATGCTTAAAGTTTCATCTATGTAAGGTATCAAGTATCAACCTCAGTCCTAAAATAGTCCAATTCCTCAAATTAACCCAACAATCCAGGGCCACAAAACCATCGACTGGAATGGTTAGAGACATAAATATCTATCTCTTACAAAAGTTGAACAAAAACCAACAAACCGAGCTTAATACTGCAGTAATCAGACATTTGAAAGCAATTCGTTATGACAACAGGCAATTATTAATATTTCCAAATGTTTGGCTGGTTCAGGCTAGTTAACAGGATGGGGCAAAGCGAAATCTGGTATGGTCTTAGCATTCACAAAGACCGCAGACAATGCccctttttttttactttgtcATTAGATAGAATGTAACTTTCAAATAATTTATTCTTAAAAACAAGGAAGGAATCTCTTAGGCTCTTAGCAGGCAGGACCTATGGCCAAGAGAACTACAGAGtcaccatcttccaacaaggtgAACTGATGGTACATTATTGCAGCAGGATACCCCCTTTTAAACAGACCAACACAAAGACATCAACCAATATGTGCCTGAGCATTCACAAAGGCCGCATGCATATCTACTAATTCGAAAGAGATCACGAGCCATAACCACTCAACACGCAGCAAACTGAATAAtctgcactgagtaatttaatgAAATAGACATAAACCAAAATAAGCTATTGGTTGTTACAATGAACCTCCGCGTACGCATTACACAACACCCATTAAGTTACCTGATGAAGAAGTAAGGTTAGGGTAGTCACTGAAGTTGGAAACACTAGCAATGTCAAATCCATTTGAATTCAAACGATCTTGCAGTTGCAGAGCTAGCTTATGAAGTGATAATCCTTCTGATGTATAAATGTTGTGATACCTGAAAGATAAAGTTTTCACCGCTTAGATGAACATAAACACCCAAGAACTCTTTTTTTAGGTCTAGATTATTACAACAAGTTAATTGAATGCCATTATGAACTtctagctcttctatgaataatAAAGTTCGCATAGGCAAAACTTCTTCCCAAAAATGGTGGTGCTTACGGATGCCGTCTTCTCCCCATGCCAGCATGTTCTTCAAAGTGTGTAGCAGTAAACTGGAGTCAAAAGAGAACAGCAAAAACATCAATTGCTCCTCATGCAGAATAATTACACCCTAAGAAACAAAATTCGCTGATTGCTTAGTTTTGTACCTCTTGATTGCAACAGTTACAGATGATACCCGTTCCCCGTTTATACCCTTGCTTTAGAGCCTAAAAAAACAGTGAAGCGTGAGTCCTCTTAAGAGTGCTACAGATTCAGGTGATCGCGGAAAAAGGGGCCAATATAGTTCACATAAATATCCAGAGCACCTCTCCACTCTTCAACTTGTAAGTCAACAAAGTATTATCTGCAAGGCCACCCTCCTTGAAAATCAGTGGATGCAAAGTGGTATCCCTGAGGAAAAGGTAGGTTATGCATCATTTCAAAATGTCATGTAAAAGAACACCTTTCACCAGCTTTTGCAGAAAGACCCCTTAAATGTTACAAAAGATTTAATCTTTTACCTTGTTTGTGATTCTTTTGACTTTGAGCCTACGCTGCAGTTTGGGAGTGGTCCTTGCGCGATTTTTTACAGGACTTGATAAAGAAAGCCCTAAATTTGTGGAATCATGTTTAGGGTAGTTAGGGGTTACTGCAGTAGGTACTGGAGAATCAGACTTAACATCATCGATGCTGAGAGAATCTCCTGTGTTCTCACTGCGAGTTTCTTCAGTGGCTTTCTTCTCTGAGGTGCCAGTAGAGAGGCAGAAACCCCTTTGCCTGGGCTTCCACTAAAGGCTGGAGTTGAAGTCTCAGTGCCTCCTTGTCTAAACTGTCCCCCAAACCGCCTTTTGGATGCACTCCAGTTAGGGTTTGAGATGGTATTGCTGGCAGATTCTTTCAAGGTAAAGTTAGCATGAGGAGAATGATGATGATTTAAATGTAATTGACTGCAAACTGGCAGTACACTTCATCGAAATGGTGAAAATGGTTTTCTAAAACAGTTAAGAGATAGAACAATAAATTAGCAAGGATAGGGATGGTCATTTCCATGTTAAGAATCAATTCTCACAGAAAATGCGTCCCACTAGCCCAAGCCAT
It encodes:
- the LOC136501264 gene encoding uncharacterized protein — its product is MYLLQIQYFSNVFISEQSNYAWTSHCPVTRTDLASVVRFRQTTFYYQWTYCSPETDFTRKSGRNRELLFLWGYFILLLKSIEANLRAWNISLLAAPVDPEMVQIWSEKLGFTVLSAEEKESVLESHPLVMFKNLVLVQKSLA
- the LOC136547370 gene encoding uncharacterized protein, with the protein product MASSSSSGTAAGAGGRVVLSEEGAAAMAECIGLLFGRWTALQLAVQNRWGGLDSQAKADRLASSVLSWFTRAAARGTGPLDQDELEGLLYDAMDESFNADIEDGSVEEVTKHLMIMYTCCLRQNYSYIDELRKILLAGSAITQSKEVLRGYESSSDEISRSEEDDDDE
- the LOC136547380 gene encoding organelle RRM domain-containing protein 2, mitochondrial-like; translated protein: MAGSSAAPALLRRIFCRSTPASSSVLRATFCSSAGFGPSPLSSIFGDGTEVANVPPLTTPKLFVSGLSRLTTDEKLQGAFAPFGRLLEAKVVTDRVSGRSKGFGFVRYATIEEAEKARQEMNAKFLDGWVIFVDPAKPRQPKPAPEQDTRSSHAGFTTNKTVGWCG